The window GGGCCCAGTGTGCGTATGAGAttcccaaagaaaaaaaatctccCTGATTGGAAGATCGTAAACATCCAATCTTTGGCATTTCCCCATTGCATGTGGATCGTTGTGAACTGTGTGTTTTCAGCACACTGATCAAAGGGTGAATAATATCTCATCAAAGCGTGTTTTGGGGGGACTCCCCATTCGTGGTGGGACCCAACCCAATGGAGAAATGATTTAGATCACCGATCCATAGGCTCCATTTTTACAAACTCAAGGCTCAAGCATCCAGTGCAGCAACTCAAGGCGCAGGCATCCAATGCATATTCTCGCCCCGAGGATTCTATAATTCCTCATTTCCCATATGGAAATAACAACTCAATTAATCATTTACCTCTTTCGCATGCCCATCGGGATGCAATGGTGAACTCGAGGAAGAAGCATATCGTGAAACCTCCTCATCTTCAACTCTAGAACCGTTTAGGCTACTTGTGTAGCTAGTTCCTTCTGTGCCATTCGGCCAAGATCCAATTCCAAAATTACCAAACTGCAGGTTAACAGGCTCGGCTTCCTCAACATGGAGCGGCCCATAGATTGGACTTCCAACAGCATTCTTAATGCCATTGGCTGAAGTCTGCTCTGCATTTTCATCCATGGATGAGAAAGGCCATGCTTTGGCAACAGACCCGTCTGAGTTGAAAACTGCCATGTACCGCCGTACTGAACCTTGTCTTTGGATCATCCGAAACATCCCCTTTGAACCAATTGAATTGGAATCGCATTGCTTGCAGTATTCTTCATGTAAAGCTTTAACAGTGTTTGTAGCTGTATCATATAAGCATACACCCGCCTGTCGCCTCCTCAAACAGCTGAATATGGTTGAATGTATGGATGCCACACTGCGGTCGACATTGGTGTTGTTCACTTTTGGAACCAAGTGCTTTTCGGCCCGTTTGCATAAGTAGTCTTGTATGGCACGTATGTTCCGGATGTACTTCACGTACTTGTTTTTGGAAGGATCAAGGGTCATGTACTTGGCACGAATAGCAAATCGCTCCATGTGCTTCTCTTCATCAGCTATGTACACAAGGAATGGAATGATGGATGGATGCTTCTTCATAAGACCCATCTATAATTTTCAGAATGCAAGGGAAGAAAcaaagtgaaaaaagaaaagatatcAGGACACATAcaagaaactgaagttcaatttTTCGAACTGAACTCACGACTTTTGGTAGTGCAATTCAAGTTAATGATTGCTAAAAGCTATTTTTACAATGTACCAATGTGGCCAACATATGTGAGAGTGAATCCATTCATCACCAGGCCACGTGCCAAATGTTCCCTAGCCTAAAAGTCAGGATGGTTCACTCATCAGGTAGAGCTTATCTATTTCTTAAGCATCCATTTTCACATAtgaatatggcccacctgatgcctGGGCTACTGACGTGCCTATTACTGGACTAAGGCACATTCACCATGGGGCACTGTGTAGCCCGCCTCATTAAAGGACAGGATTTTGAACAAGTATTCCACATCAGATGCGCCAAGCACTTGCAAACGGCATCCGCAGATGCACAATCACAAATGGCATTCATCAAGAAAAGTTTTGACAAGCTCAGCTGACACAAATTAGTCAAACCCGAGTCAGCTGAGTCGACTCAAAAGCCCAACTTATTTATCTTGTGATTCCCACGGGGGTGAGTAGAAGACAATTACCACAAAATTGAGGCTCAAATGCACTCCCTCAACCACTACCGATTCTCTGCGATCCTCCCAGTTTGTGATTAGCCTGTCGAGACTCTCAATAACCATTTCACTCTGTGCCTTATAGCCTTCGATTGCGAGTATCTTGGAACCCACCTGTTCAATGGTGAGATTTGAAGCAGTGTCTTTTTTGTTGGAAACGTCAACCTTTGTTGCTTCTGTTCTTTCTTGTGTTGCTGCTGATTCTGCAAAACTGCCATTCCCAGATGAAGTAGATGACCCGACagctttcttcttcatctttgccTTAGCAACAGCGGTGGGATCTAGGAACTCCCCTGCATGATACGTAGATGCCCACAACAATGGGTTTTCTTTTTCATCGACGAAACTTCTCATCATATGGCGTATTGAATCGGTAGAAATAACAGTCGTAATACCAAGCCTGCTGGCCTGCACCACAAGACAGACAGTAAGAGGTAATAGATTGCTACAGTACTAATTGGCATTGATAAAATAACAGCAGGGGAGTCAGCTCTATAGATGCCCTGACGTATAGATAACCTGGCACATAATTCCAGCCAATCCACTCATGAGAGGTTGAATTGGCAATGGCCAGCCCTGGGCTGAGCAAAACCTAACTTTTTAACAGGTTGCGGCCAAATAGATCCATGCAAGAAGTCCTCAAGTATGCATAAAGCATATCAGGCAGGCCACATGTTTATGTTGACTACAGAACAATGGGAACCTTTTTAAAATTGGGAGCATGCTCCAGCGGTACCAGTAGTACTGTCAGCTTATGATGGTACCgggcaatgtggggcccacatgatgcatccataccatccaacccatctatcagATGCATCACCTCAGAGAACCTTAGGATCCAAAACtacggtgggccacaacaacgaGGACGAGCTGGGAGGGAATGCACAACCATGACTTTCACAAAGACCCACCTGAGTCTCAAAGGTAAAAACAGCCTGAAATTTTCAGCAATTCCTGATGCCATTGGGAATTGACCCAGACCGTCCAATTGGATACCTCTTAGATTGAATTGTTAGAACTTAGAAACCAGGAGTTGCTGAAAATTTCAGTCTGCCATCCATGAGGTGGTCTTTCAGTTGCTTGGTTTGGATTGATCAAGAAATTCACCAATCCTACAAGTTTATAGGGTTGATTCTATTTACATGGTATTGAGCACACATTGGATCCCATATCTAAATGAAATGCACAATAAATTTCTAATTCCACGTGATAAGGGAACCCTGAAAGATTATCTTTACA of the Magnolia sinica isolate HGM2019 chromosome 7, MsV1, whole genome shotgun sequence genome contains:
- the LOC131250919 gene encoding P-loop NTPase domain-containing protein LPA1 homolog 2-like; the encoded protein is MAGQKLCYVIVVDEEAEKDVAGALCYHPQSNTSFWYTRSILQSVLQLVGCKVNHAFKISRRVFDVLEGESRHFAINFQVKETSASDLDGSACGRQLPIEDIKQSTTRISPKKESDLLTENNDKPFDLYKKQVTVTVTRARFLDAICSSLEEYHYVGPSQRADIYLACRLRERKESVTILLCGTSGCGKSTLSSLLASRLGITTVISTDSIRHMMRSFVDEKENPLLWASTYHAGEFLDPTAVAKAKMKKKAVGSSTSSGNGSFAESAATQERTEATKVDVSNKKDTASNLTIEQVGSKILAIEGYKAQSEMVIESLDRLITNWEDRRESVVVEGVHLSLNFVMGLMKKHPSIIPFLVYIADEEKHMERFAIRAKYMTLDPSKNKYVKYIRNIRAIQDYLCKRAEKHLVPKVNNTNVDRSVASIHSTIFSCLRRRQAGVCLYDTATNTVKALHEEYCKQCDSNSIGSKGMFRMIQRQGSVRRYMAVFNSDGSVAKAWPFSSMDENAEQTSANGIKNAVGSPIYGPLHVEEAEPVNLQFGNFGIGSWPNGTEGTSYTSSLNGSRVEDEEVSRYASSSSSPLHPDGHAKELTDEVAVSESEEEPLQDEDDDSSEATEEREDEFGGEGSVAESSARSDEEYEADQMEEKFDADATRLQSAVSGNPTNLCDCCDRESNSCKYYTGTLSMRPLRKPTRNGGLYRRVWSLPHLRNRLNRNKNMSSPKLSLDVSKDGSS